The proteins below come from a single Parazoarcus communis genomic window:
- a CDS encoding PhoH family protein: MARSIELSFEPVDNTRLANLCGTLDENLRQIEAAFDITISRRGERFSLHGALTKARLAEQALKQFYAGADEHLSPADLQLALIEIGTHADAVKSAPVLMTRKHDLHGRTPRQVEYLQNIQEHDITFGIGPAGTGKTYLAVASAVDALERDLVERILLTRPAVEAGERLGFLPGDLAQKVDPYLRPLYDALYELMGVERVTKLFERGTLEIAPLAFMRGRTLNNAFIILDEAQNTTPEQMKMFLTRIGFGAKAVVTGDLTQIDLPRGNRSGLLEAREVLGKVRGLAFTEFQKEDVVRHPLVARIVEAYDNQTARVARAAAAKAKEVSHAQAGE, from the coding sequence ATGGCGCGCAGTATCGAACTGTCCTTCGAGCCGGTCGACAATACCCGGCTAGCCAATCTGTGCGGCACGCTCGACGAGAATCTGCGCCAGATCGAAGCCGCATTCGACATCACCATTTCCCGCCGTGGCGAGCGCTTCTCGCTGCACGGTGCGCTGACCAAGGCGCGTCTCGCCGAGCAGGCGCTGAAGCAGTTCTATGCCGGGGCCGACGAACACCTGTCGCCTGCGGATCTGCAGTTGGCTCTGATCGAGATTGGCACCCATGCGGATGCAGTGAAGTCGGCGCCGGTGCTAATGACGCGCAAGCACGATCTGCACGGGCGCACGCCACGCCAGGTCGAGTACCTGCAGAACATCCAGGAGCACGACATCACCTTCGGTATCGGCCCCGCCGGTACCGGCAAGACCTATCTCGCCGTCGCGAGCGCGGTCGACGCGCTTGAGCGCGATCTGGTCGAGCGCATCCTGCTGACCCGTCCTGCCGTCGAGGCGGGCGAGCGTCTTGGTTTCCTGCCGGGCGATCTGGCGCAGAAGGTCGACCCCTATCTGCGGCCTTTGTACGACGCCCTGTATGAACTGATGGGGGTGGAGCGGGTTACCAAGCTCTTCGAGCGCGGTACGCTCGAGATCGCACCGCTTGCCTTCATGCGCGGGCGCACGCTGAACAACGCGTTCATCATTCTCGATGAAGCGCAGAACACGACGCCCGAGCAGATGAAGATGTTCCTGACCCGGATCGGGTTCGGCGCCAAGGCCGTCGTCACCGGCGACCTCACCCAGATCGACTTGCCGCGTGGTAACCGCAGCGGCCTGCTCGAGGCACGCGAAGTGCTTGGCAAGGTGCGCGGACTGGCCTTTACCGAATTCCAGAAAGAAGATGTGGTACGTCACCCCCTGGTGGCCCGCATCGTTGAAGCCTACGACAATCAGACGGCACGCGTTGCGCGTGCCGCTGCAGCAAAAGCAAAGGAAGTGAGTCATGCCCAGGCAGGCGAATAG
- the miaB gene encoding tRNA (N6-isopentenyl adenosine(37)-C2)-methylthiotransferase MiaB: MKKLYIRTFGCQMNEYDSDKMADVLGAKDGLTKTENPEEADIILFNTCSVREKAQERVFHDLGRVRLLKQQNPDLIIGVGGCVASQEGEAIVKRAPYVDVVFGPQTLHRLPALIEARRKSGRSQVDISFPEIEKFDAMPPARVEGASAFVSIMEGCSKYCTFCVVPYTRGEEVSRPLDDVLAEVAGLAAQGVKEVTLLGQNVNAWRGEIVREGGEEGDFAFLLECVADIPGIERIRYTTSHPREMSQRVFDAYMNIPKLVSHLHLPVQSGSDRVLAAMKRGYTVLEFKSVVKKLRAARPDLSLSSDFIVGFPGETEEDFEKTMKLIDEVGFDSSFSFVYSSRPGTPAADLEDPVPQETKLRWLARLQKRIDEQAQVISQAMVGTVQRILVEGPSRKDPDELAGRTDNNRVVNFVASSPNRTRLINQFIDVRITSALPHSLRGEIVTRES, encoded by the coding sequence ATGAAGAAACTCTACATCCGCACCTTCGGGTGCCAGATGAACGAGTACGACTCCGACAAGATGGCGGACGTACTTGGTGCGAAAGACGGTCTGACCAAGACCGAGAACCCCGAAGAAGCGGACATCATCCTGTTCAACACCTGTTCGGTGCGCGAGAAGGCGCAGGAGCGGGTGTTTCACGACCTGGGCCGGGTGCGTCTGCTCAAGCAGCAGAATCCGGATCTGATCATCGGTGTGGGTGGTTGCGTGGCGAGCCAGGAAGGCGAGGCGATCGTTAAGCGCGCGCCCTACGTGGACGTGGTGTTCGGCCCCCAGACCCTGCATCGTCTGCCGGCGCTGATCGAGGCCCGGCGCAAGAGCGGTCGCTCGCAGGTGGATATCTCTTTCCCCGAGATCGAGAAGTTCGACGCCATGCCGCCGGCGCGGGTTGAGGGCGCGAGTGCCTTCGTGTCGATCATGGAGGGGTGCTCCAAGTACTGTACTTTCTGCGTTGTGCCTTACACACGTGGCGAGGAGGTGTCCCGCCCGCTCGATGATGTCCTGGCTGAGGTCGCAGGACTGGCGGCGCAAGGGGTGAAGGAAGTGACCCTGCTGGGGCAGAACGTGAATGCCTGGCGCGGCGAGATCGTGCGCGAAGGCGGCGAGGAGGGCGACTTTGCCTTTCTGCTGGAGTGTGTGGCCGACATCCCCGGCATCGAACGTATCCGCTACACGACCTCGCATCCGCGCGAGATGTCGCAGCGGGTGTTCGATGCCTACATGAACATCCCCAAGCTGGTGTCCCATCTTCATCTGCCCGTGCAGTCGGGCTCCGATCGCGTGCTGGCGGCCATGAAGCGTGGTTACACCGTGCTCGAATTCAAGTCGGTGGTGAAAAAGCTGCGCGCTGCGCGGCCCGATCTGTCGCTGTCGTCGGACTTCATCGTGGGCTTCCCCGGTGAGACCGAAGAGGACTTCGAGAAGACCATGAAGCTCATTGACGAGGTGGGCTTCGATTCGTCCTTCAGCTTTGTGTATAGCTCGCGTCCGGGTACGCCTGCGGCGGATCTTGAAGATCCGGTGCCGCAGGAGACCAAGTTGCGCTGGCTGGCGCGACTGCAGAAGCGGATCGACGAGCAGGCGCAGGTCATCAGTCAGGCCATGGTGGGAACGGTGCAGCGCATCCTCGTCGAAGGGCCTTCGCGCAAGGACCCGGACGAGCTCGCAGGGCGCACCGATAACAACCGCGTGGTCAACTTTGTGGCAAGTTCGCCCAACCGGACCCGGTTGATCAACCAGTTCATCGATGTCCGGATCACGTCTGCGCTGCCGCACAGCCTGCGTGGCGAAATCGTGACGCGGGAGTCCTGA
- a CDS encoding GGDEF domain-containing protein — translation MFTFQQRDSDNGLEMNVHVPTLFLLLTAISATLTVSISLVARAQTRDGMVYWAWAFAFHTAGYFLYILRGQVSDVLSIVLANMAFACHLALIAEGVLQFQHRKPPRALIWSPVLIVAVVYSWLLPWQTARFIAGSVIFSAQSAGIVAILLQRRKDTVGVGQHFMLTGYFILIVALAAQAVGTLLQTEVAASLLLSSPVTTLTFMAATISTLLVCLGLIVMTKERADERNRTLAMRDEVTGLINRRMLLESLTQHLSAAKRHGQPLSVLLLDIDFFKRVNDTYGHLSGDKVLKSIACVLEQRCRKQDYFGRFGGEEFLMILPNTDAEGAMTMAEALRSAVEAHSFEAVSGESVAITVSIGLCALSQLPDPRCDDLIGAADKALYRAKASGRNRVEA, via the coding sequence TTGTTTACTTTCCAACAACGTGACAGCGACAATGGGCTGGAGATGAATGTCCATGTTCCCACCCTTTTCTTGCTGCTGACCGCCATTAGCGCAACGCTTACGGTGTCGATCAGCCTTGTGGCACGGGCACAAACACGCGACGGCATGGTTTATTGGGCATGGGCCTTCGCCTTCCACACCGCCGGATATTTCCTTTACATACTGCGCGGCCAGGTCAGTGACGTACTGTCAATTGTGCTGGCCAATATGGCCTTTGCCTGCCACCTGGCATTGATTGCCGAGGGAGTGCTTCAGTTTCAGCATCGCAAGCCCCCGCGGGCGCTCATCTGGTCCCCGGTGCTGATCGTAGCCGTTGTCTATTCATGGTTGCTGCCATGGCAGACTGCGCGATTCATCGCCGGATCGGTGATCTTTTCGGCACAGAGTGCCGGTATTGTGGCGATCTTGCTGCAGCGCCGCAAAGACACCGTCGGAGTAGGCCAGCACTTCATGCTGACAGGGTATTTTATTCTTATTGTCGCGTTGGCAGCTCAGGCGGTTGGCACGCTGTTGCAAACTGAAGTGGCCGCCTCCCTGCTGCTTTCCAGCCCAGTAACAACCCTGACCTTTATGGCAGCAACTATCAGTACCTTGTTGGTCTGTCTGGGGCTGATTGTTATGACCAAGGAACGTGCCGATGAGCGTAACCGTACCCTGGCCATGCGCGACGAGGTTACGGGGCTGATCAATCGACGGATGTTGCTGGAGTCCTTGACGCAACACCTGTCTGCAGCAAAACGCCACGGGCAGCCTCTGTCAGTGCTGTTACTCGACATCGACTTCTTCAAACGCGTAAACGACACCTATGGCCACCTGTCTGGCGACAAGGTCCTTAAGTCTATCGCTTGTGTTTTGGAGCAGCGATGCCGCAAGCAGGATTATTTCGGCCGCTTCGGTGGTGAAGAATTCCTGATGATCCTGCCCAACACTGATGCAGAAGGCGCCATGACAATGGCTGAGGCACTGCGAAGCGCCGTGGAGGCCCATTCATTTGAGGCGGTGTCTGGTGAGTCGGTTGCCATCACAGTGAGCATTGGCCTGTGTGCCTTGAGTCAATTGCCGGACCCACGCTGCGATGATCTGATTGGTGCCGCTGACAAGGCGCTTTACCGTGCCAAAGCGTCCGGGCGCAACCGCGTTGAAGCTTGA
- a CDS encoding IMPACT family protein codes for MSLTIASAVESELLIKKSRFLCRVQPVSDREAAKVIVAGLRETHPGAAHVCWALLAGGHSAAVDDGEPSGTAGRPMLDVLRHHDLEGVVATVVRYYGGVQLGAGGLVRAYTNCVAQALKLATKVPVSKVITLQCTVPYALEGVLRREIDAAQGDLQSVQHDAQVTFVFTLDEFLADALVARVDEAGQGQIAWRASTLVN; via the coding sequence ATGTCTCTGACCATTGCCTCTGCCGTTGAGAGTGAACTGCTCATCAAGAAGAGCCGGTTCCTGTGTCGCGTGCAACCTGTCTCCGACCGTGAGGCCGCAAAGGTCATCGTCGCCGGATTGCGCGAGACGCATCCCGGGGCCGCGCATGTCTGCTGGGCGCTTCTTGCCGGCGGGCACTCAGCGGCCGTGGATGATGGCGAGCCGTCAGGTACGGCCGGGCGCCCGATGCTCGATGTCTTGCGGCACCATGATCTTGAAGGTGTCGTTGCGACCGTTGTGCGCTACTACGGTGGCGTTCAGCTAGGCGCGGGAGGGCTGGTAAGGGCCTACACGAACTGCGTTGCCCAGGCGCTCAAGCTGGCAACCAAGGTCCCGGTTTCTAAAGTGATAACACTTCAATGCACGGTTCCGTATGCGTTAGAGGGGGTGCTGCGTCGAGAGATTGACGCTGCTCAGGGCGATTTACAGAGTGTTCAGCATGACGCGCAGGTGACGTTCGTCTTTACGCTCGATGAGTTCTTGGCCGACGCCTTGGTTGCGCGCGTGGATGAGGCCGGACAGGGGCAGATTGCCTGGCGCGCATCGACGCTGGTCAATTGA
- a CDS encoding SDR family NAD(P)-dependent oxidoreductase yields MQKTILVTGSTDGIGLATAKMLVSKGHTVLLHGRNPRKLEDVEKTLRALPGAGVVETYVADLSRMGEVKQLASAVAERHARFDVLINNAGILRTPEPITPDGLDVRFAVNTIAPYLLTKLLMSLLGRSGRVVNLSSAAQAPVDLDALAGKVPLADMAAYAQSKLALTMWSRHLALELQADGPVIVAVNPGSLLGSKMVKEGFGVDGGDLAIGADILTRATLSDEFATASGKYYDNDSHRFASPHSDGLDARKSELLVRAIETLIAGLT; encoded by the coding sequence GTGCAGAAAACGATTCTTGTCACCGGTTCGACCGACGGTATTGGCTTGGCGACGGCAAAAATGCTGGTTTCGAAAGGGCACACCGTGCTCTTGCACGGACGTAATCCGCGCAAGCTGGAGGATGTGGAAAAAACGCTGCGTGCGCTACCGGGGGCTGGTGTGGTGGAAACCTACGTGGCTGACCTGTCACGCATGGGCGAGGTCAAGCAACTCGCCAGCGCCGTGGCCGAACGGCATGCCAGGTTTGATGTGCTGATCAACAACGCCGGCATCCTCCGTACGCCCGAACCCATTACCCCCGACGGTCTCGACGTGCGATTTGCGGTGAATACGATCGCGCCCTACCTGCTGACGAAGCTGCTCATGTCGCTGCTGGGGCGGTCTGGCAGGGTGGTCAACCTGTCCTCCGCTGCGCAGGCGCCAGTTGATCTGGACGCGCTGGCGGGCAAGGTCCCTCTGGCTGACATGGCAGCGTATGCGCAAAGCAAGCTGGCATTGACGATGTGGTCCCGACATCTGGCGCTCGAACTGCAGGCGGATGGGCCGGTCATCGTAGCGGTTAATCCCGGGTCCCTGCTGGGGAGCAAGATGGTGAAGGAGGGCTTCGGTGTCGATGGCGGCGATCTCGCCATTGGCGCGGATATCCTCACTCGCGCGACACTGTCTGATGAGTTTGCGACGGCCAGCGGCAAGTATTACGACAACGATTCGCACCGGTTTGCCTCGCCCCACTCCGATGGCCTTGACGCAAGGAAATCGGAGTTGCTCGTGCGCGCGATCGAGACACTCATTGCGGGCCTGACCTGA